Within the Setaria viridis chromosome 3, Setaria_viridis_v4.0, whole genome shotgun sequence genome, the region ataattctatttctttccAATTGATCCAGGCAGTGGAATTATCACACAACATAATAACTTAACTCATGGATCCATAAAAAATTAAATACGGCTTACCTAGGGTGGCGCGGCCCGGGTTTTCTAGTTTAGCCTAAAATTCGTATCCACAACTATCCTATGGGTCCGTTTTCTGAACCGGGCTCAAGTTTCCCATTCTTTTTAAtgagaaaataattagaataaATTATTTGGGTTGGTCTTTGCCCAAGCCCGACTGTAGCGGGCCAGATGAAAAGCATGTTGGTTTCGGGGCTCGATCCAGGTTAAACTAGGCCAAAAATTGCTTAGGTCTAAGCTAGAAAATCAGGTCCTAAACTCATGTGTAGGGAAGGGGCAAAACGACCATGTGTCCTACGGATGACTCTTGTCATTAGCTTAAGCATTCATTGATGATGGTAAACCAGTTGGTGACCACTTGCAAGAAGAGGTGGCATATCTTTGCATGGGGAAAAGGAGAGAGAACAGGAGGATTTGGCGAAAGAAGAAGCAACCGACCCTGGTCGATGGGTGAGTGTTGAGGCCATAGGTTGGGAGACAGTGACGGCGGAGTGCTGCCCTGCCCATCACCAACAACTCATAACAACGCAGAAAGCAGAGGTGGGCACGAACTCACTCTGTGTTGGCGTCGTCAAGTCCCTGGAGACGGGGGAGTTGGGCGTCGTCGGCCTGCTGTCGCTTGCATGTAGCGCAAGCAACCCACATGGGTTTGTTTTTTCCTTATAAGATGGGTTAGCGTTTGGCTACTATATGTGACAAGGAGACATCATCATTTGGCTCGTCGGTGTCTCGATTCATCTTAGAACGAACCTTGTCGATGAAGACCTGACAAGGTAGATGCAGATGGATTCCTTCACGTTCAGGGGCCAGAGTCTGAACTGAGATGCAAAGCCCTGCAGACAAGCTGGTACTGGTTGTTTTCGAAAGATCGCCCTCCCTCTTGATTTCGTGGCTTGCATGACGTTCTTGGCGTTTCATTTTTGCATCAAAGATACCACTCAGTATGCCTTGGACAGAGACGCCTTATTCATCGTTCGGTGTGATACCAAACGATCTGAACTGAAATTCTTAGATGAATTATGATGCGGTTGAGCAGAGATGTAGCCGTGGCAAACCAAGATTAAGCCCAGCTGCATGATTCCCTTCAGATGGAATGTCGGCGTCTCATGGATTTTTCGCGTCCCCACCGTTCACTGTTTACCGCACGAAACGAAAAGAGAAAAAGTTTGGTGCTTGTCAGCTGCAAGGCATCTCGTTCAAATTCTGAAGCGGGACAAACTTTTGCTCAGCCTTTTGTCGAGATAGGCTGACTGATGTGAAATCTCACGTCTGTTTGGGTCGAGTTCTCAGCCTGACAGGCACAAAATCTTGAGCTGGTGTATGGATACAAGGAACAGTACCACTGTACCCGTGCCTGGTGCTGATGACTTCACTTCTTTTCACGCTGTTTCAAGAGTGGCGAAATCCACACCCGTTTTCAAGAGTGTGTGGCAACTGGCAAAGCAAACGATGAAACGAATGCTGACGGACGGTGCATGCTGGTGCAGTTCGGCTGGCGGGGTTTCCGTGCTAAAAATGAGACCCGAAAATGCAGTTCAAAAATTTTGTATAAAGCTCAAttaccttttgttttgttttgaacaTAATTACTTTTTACTTGGATCCTATCATTTGCTGCACACTTAAAAGGGCATGGCAATGGTATGCTGCTCCGATTTGGTTGGTCAGCACTGAGCAGCAAGCAGGAACAAAGGAGGTTTGACGACGTGCAGACAAGCATGCCGCTACCCTAGTGTTATTCAAATGCCTTGGTTCAATTGGGGCGCACCTTTTGCAATACTTTGAACCGGCACCCATCTTGACCCCTAGCTCAATCATGTCCTGGAACGACGTCACGTACGAATGAATTCAACCTGATTAACGAAGATTGACAAGAGTGGAAGTCATGAATGGGTGCAGAGATATTATGTGAATTTTTTAGGTTAGCACTAGAGTACGTAGCATAGAGTTTCAGTTGTTGTCAGAATAAAGAAGTGGCGACTGCGGCGTAACCGTCGATCGGCGGGAATAAAATAGAAATCGAGTTCGATAATTGCGTGTACTAAATTAGTAGTAAAGCAATGCAGAATTGGTTGACCCTGTTCCGTGGAATGCTTGCCTGCCCAAGTCACCGGTTGGTTACCAAATAATATTAGTGTTGTTAGTCTTTTGTAAAGCGAAAGCTGCTGCCTGGGTCGTCTGCAAAAAAGGGGGTGAATAATCGGAGTCAAAAGTCGTGTTGAAAGAACCGATTGAGTGATGGAATGCACTGTCCCTGGCCACTCTCCTCTTCCTTTGAGACCATCATGTTCACCAGCAATCCAAGGAGAGAGCAAGCAGTAGTATGGCTGAGGCTGTCCAGCTTCTAAATTTTCTCTCGAGCTTGCTGACATACTCCATCCGAGAGTACCTAGCTCTCCTGCGCATAGGTATTAGAGGTATTAGAACCGGACCGGACCGATGGTTCGACCAGCAAAAGACCGAACCAGAGCCTACAACAGTTCGGTGTTCGGTTTGCTTAAAAGACCGTCCCTGCAATCGAACCGGTAAAAATCAGCCCAAGCACCAtttatcgtacatacatctatgggcccaccagaagatttggatAGTCCTCAATGTGGGGCTGAATAccaagacgcatctgacatggagatcatggcgcaggatggcgtagtctgCATGGGAAGACacgaactagtcgaggattagtaaagtactcgttgtaataagaatagagctcctctagtcgtatccgactaatattcttgtaaatcaaccgacctgtaaccctatccccgactatataaggcgagctagggacccctccaaagcaattcaatccaaccaacacacaggatgtagggtattacgctatttagcagcccgaacctgtctaaatcgtgtgtctgcgtttatcttcgagttcctgatttcGACAAGCCCCACCAACCTAAATACTACTTCGGGCACCCCCTTGGTAGgatgccgggtctaaacaccaacagctgacatgccaggtaggggatcttgTCGAGAATCcgctggcgaactcgatggcacaagtcatcatcaagcccgtcgtCACTTTCAAGGAAGGTGCGACGTCCATTTTTGGCTCCTGGATCTGCGTCACAGACGGCGTCGGAAGTTTCTGCTGCTACATCGCACCAGCAATTGTGGCTCCTTCTTCGTActgaatttctttttcttctcgcCATCGGCAGTCTTGGATCCGGCGGTCTTCCTCCCTATCCTTGATGCCATGAGCGTCTTCAGtcgcatacgctcgggggctagaaGGGATGGAGGGCGGCGATGCAAGTGCTCAGAGATTGGGCAGTGGCGACAGCACTAAGGTTACAATACAGATGTTGGAAAGGCAAAtggcaagggtaaaatggaagggatgaacTTCCTTCGTTATTTATAACAGTGGCACGGTAAAAATTGTGCAAGTGAATGGTTTTCGATTTATAGGATCCCCAAAATTTAGAAGATTTGATTGGCAGTTGCCTTTATTTCGGGAGGAGATAAGATCTCTTTCCAGAGATGGTCACGTCGACCAAAGGTTGatccttatacccaccaaactagttggCTAAAGGCTCGAGGACTGTGTACCACGTGTCCATCGATAGAAAGTTTTTCTCCGGATTTTAAAGGGAAAGTGATGCTAATTACAGATTGACcttcagcctgattcttcgattctacctaaggctcgaggctactccatatgaagtgtgATTTCAATAAGAATTCAAGATCAACATTACAAAGTTGAGTTCAAAGAGGGTTTGAGCACCTTTTAGGCTCATTACAGTTTTTTTTGCACCTTTGAAGATCTAACCATATGAAGTACTCGAGGAGTATCAAGAGTAGTTGGTGGAGACTTCAAAAGTACTCGGTTTTGCTACATTTGGCTAAAAAGTATTTGggagcttgtcgtacatacatctatggatccactaaaaggtttggacaattctaaatatggggctggacaccgagacacatctgacatgaagaccatggcgcagggcgACGTAGTCTACGTGGGAAGACAGGAACTaatcaaggattaggaaagtacttgttgtaataagagtagaactcctctcctctagtcatatccgactagtatttttataaatcaaccgacctgtaaccctgcccccgactatacaaggcgaggcagggatccctccaaagcaattcaatccaaccaacacacaggacgtagggtattacgctattcagcggtccaaacttgtctaaatcgtatgTCTGCATTTAtcttcgagtttctgatctcgatGAGCCTCACCAACTAGAAACACTACCTTAAGCACCCCCTCGGTAGTTGCCGGATCTAAACAACGACATCCTTCTCGTCTCCGTTCCGCTTCTGTTGCTCGCACACGCTGGGtcgcgtggcggcggcagcagcggatTGGCGGCACATCATGAccaagcggcggcgggcgttTCTCCTCCCGCATCCCTGTTGCCCTGCCCGTTGCTTGCCGGCTGCGGCCGCCTGACCCCTGCTCGTTCTTCGCCGGCAGAGGCCTCTCGTCTCTGAGGCCGAAGGCCCTGGCAACGTAGCTGGCATTCATTTCCTTTCTTGGCTGATATCTCGGAGCAGCACTTCCTTTCCACCGTACCATGCAGATGTAAGCTAGGTAGCCCCAGGCTCAGGCCTAGCCTCGGCAATAATCTCATTAGCATGCAGTCCGTGTTCTTCCCGTTCTTCACCAGCAACAGGCGAAGGGCAAAGGTCAGTATCCAAAGTGCATACTCGAACTATTCCATTTGTATATTGTTGGCCTGCTTCTGCTTGCGTCGATTGGACATTGGAGTGGAGATTAGCCGGAGTAGGATCTTGGCAAGATGGAAGTTTTTATTAGCTATGAATCTATGATATTCTAGTGATATATTGGCCATGCTTCTCTGGACTCTGAAGAAAGGATGCCAACTTGGAAATTTGAATGGAGCTATTGTGGCCATATATTATATTTGTGTTATTTATGTGAACTATATAATGGTAATTATCAATTGTATAAGTGTATATAGCACTGGTTCAAAATTTCTTGTTGCCGGTACAATTCAACGGTCCAAAATTATTGAACCACTGGTTCAACCGGTTCCTAACAGTGAACCATTGAACCGAAGTCCTACCAGTTCGATGACCGGTCCGATCCTAATAACTATAACTGTGCTCCTGCGTATTTGAGTGAGGGGAAAAAAGAACTACTGGATTCGAAGCGTTCCAGGCGGGGGTTCCTTGTGTTGACTGGAGCCAACGAGGCCAAGTCACGGTGCTGCTGGTCCGTGGTGGAATCAATCGGAgcagcgtcggcgtcggcgtcgccgttTCCGTTCCCCCCACCCCTCACGCGTTCAAACATTCCACGGACCGACTGCCGGTCAACCGCCAACGGCACTGTCCTCTCTCTGCTCTCCAACCAAGTGGGTTTTCACTGTTGCGGCCGGCGATCATTTGGTTTCATTTCAAACTCATTTTCTAATTGGACGGCCTTGGCAGGCACTGGAGACTTCGCACGCCAGGGCCCTGCTCCAACTCCGCTGCTGCTGGAGCGGAGGATTTCTTTTCCTTCCAGCGAAACAGAGGAATCATAAAACTCGTGAAAATTAACCAATCAAAGaaccctttttttctctcttcgtGTTAATTATTGTCCCGAATTCATTTCGGGAGAGGAGCAGCAAATGCGCTGCTCTGTACAAGAGAGGAGAAGAGACAATCATCTGTTCTTGGCGGTGTCTTCGAGCTCGAGGCCGAAGAGCACGCCGGCGCATAGCTCCGTTGTGCCTTCCTTGGCGAAGTAGAGGCGCTTCATCTGCCGGAACGTGTCCCAGGTGAGGATGCTGTCGGACGCGGCCTGGTGGCACCGCCCCGCGGCGCGCCTCacctcgagcgccgccgcgacgcgcTCCAGCCCGCCGAAGAGCCCGCCGCAGAAGCGCATCATGTGCTTGACGTCGTACACCTCGGGGCCGAAGTAGACGCGCACGTATTTCAAAAACTCGGGCAGCGAGCGCGGGAGCTTGCGGCCCATGAGGATCTTGACGAGGTAGGCGAAGTCGTAGGCGGAGTGGAAGGTGACCCAGGCCACCTCCGGGTTGCACACCAGGCCCGACGACATGAGCAGCGCCgcgaaggcgcgcgcgctgacgCCCCTGGCGCGGTGCGCGGCCAGGTCGAGGCCGCTGGAGGCAAGGAGCTGGACAGAGTCCGGGGCGTGGCGGTGCACGCGCGGGTCGAACTCGCGGAGGTTGACCTCGAAGGCGAGGGCGGGCGGGGAGGTCGGGGAGGCGGCGAAGGTGAGGCCGACCTGGATGAGGTGGAGCGCGTCGACGTTGGACTTGATGAGGGCGTAGCGCTCGGCGGGGGTCATGGCGGCGGGGTGCTTGGAGGGGCGGTGGATGACGCCCGGGAACTCCGTGTCCATGGACACGTAGGGGAAGTGCTCGATGGCCGCGCGGATCAGCTTGAACTCGCGGTCCACGTTGTCCGCCCACACCTGGCGGATCTCTAGCTGCTGATGCTGGTGCTGGTGATGCTGCTTCTCCCTCCACCCGCCGGCGGCCAACTCCTCGGAAGGCATCTTCttaattcttcttcttttccgaTCGGTCGATCAAATTCTCAATTGAGGCGAATTGAATTTTGACGGATCCCTTCGTCTTCGCCAAACTCTTCGGAGGGGAGATGAGAAGAGAATTTGAGGCTTGGGATGGTTGGGTGGGCTTGCTCGGCGAGGGAATTTAGGGATTGCGGCCATGGTCGCCGGGGTTTTATAGgaaggatggatggatggatggatggggcgAGGGGGCGGAACGGGGCAGGAGGGTGCGGGGAATTGTACAAGgaaggcggcgggcgcgcggagATCCGTGCGACAGGGGTCGATCGACGGTGGGTGGGGCACGACGCGTTTATGGCGTGCGGGCGACGAGGAAGGAAACTATAAATGATTGGGGTGCCGTGCGTCCAGGTTGACCGACCGGACTTGTACCAGAGCACAACATCAAGGAAGGAAACTGGCCACCCCTGGCAAACCAGTCCAAGTGGTTTccattttttctttcctttttgttgGAGGCCACGCACCTGGACTAGCAGAAAGAGATAGTAGAGGAGGGGATGTTGTGTTCAAGGCAGGTCGACTCGGTCTGCATTAAACAAACACTTTGGTTCAATTCTTTTCGTTTTATTTTATTGCGTTGTCAAGGTAGGCACGGTGCGTCCCTGGAATTTCGCAATGTTTTTAGTGTCAAGGTTGTTGCTTTTGGGTGCACTGAGTTGAAAATATAGTGtgtttgaactttttttttcgaTACGAGACTCGCCCCCATTTCCATTCGAAGAACGGATATTAACCTGATTCAGGCAAGATACACTAAAACAGAGTTTAAACCCCTAGGTTTCCTAGAGGTACAATTCTCTCACTACTTGGATACACAAAAGGGAACCTCCACAACCACATTAAGTATGACTAACGGTCCGGGAAGACACTAAGCTCCTTTACGTCGCACTAAACTGCAAAGGAGATGAAGACGGTTGTTGATGCTTCAGGCTTCTGCTCCTCCATTCCCATCGCCCTCCTCACGCTGTTCCGGTGGTTCAGCTCATAGTAGCCTCGTCCGAGGAGTCTATTGCGCCATCACCTTGTGCGTGCATGCCAACAGTCTTGACGCCTTTCCAATAGCTTGCCTTGAAATTCAGAGTTGTACAAACCTGCCCAATAGTTCATAAAGGCACAGGCATGGATCAGAATTTCAGATGGATTTCTCAGTATAGCTCTCTTTTAAGTGTCTTTGTGAACAAAGAAGGATGTGTTTGAATTATGGATTAACTTTGACAAAAACTATGCAACTAATGGAAAAGGAATCTAATCCCAATTTGGTGGGGATTCCAAATGatgctgcccaaccagggcatGGCACGGGGGGAACAGGGGCAAGTGCCAACCCACCCAACCCAACACACGGATGCATGCTTGGTGTGAGTGAATAAGGACATGCGAAATCGGCTGAAAAGGATGAGATCGGAttggagcagcagagctgctgtttcttcttctttataCACTGTTAGTTAGGagcatattttttttagattaagggaAAAGGTTTTACAGCCTCTACACCGTAGACACACATGGATAGGATATGCATCGCACGCTCGCTATTTGCCACCGCGATCGATCCGCCGTCGACCAAAACACTCCTCAATTGCGCTGCTAGCATCGGCGGCAGCTATTCACCTGATGATACGGAGCACCTGGACACCAGCTAGCCGACACACTGCCGGCTCATGCACAGCAGCACTGGGTGCCAGCGcaaggggaaggaaggaagagcgGGAGCAAGACCGTGGACTCGTCGGCAAGGACAGACAGACCCGGTCGGCGGTCATCGCTCCACTGGTCGCACGTGGAACACGGCAACTGGGTTGTGGTCTGAGTGTGAGCCTGGAGCTTCCGTTACGCGGGTTCCGTTGCTTTCTGCAGCCACAAGACTGACTCGGCGCAACTCTCTCTTATAGGAAGGAGTATGTGTCAGCGTCAGCCCAGGGCCCAGCAACAAGTCAGCGTCGCTCGTGCACCCGCAGTCTGCAGTCAGGCCTCCGCATTTGACTGACCCAGTAAAATTATACTCCACTCCACTCCGGCACTACCCTCCCGGATGCTCGTGCACTGCGTCGACTGCGTCCGGGTGATGACTACTGATGagtctcctcctctcctcctggcTCCAGGCTCCTACCACTCGCTCCCCCTACGTCTGCGTGGTTGGTGAGCAACGAACGAACGATACGGAAACCAAATGAGAAATTTTGACTAGTTTTGCGACCGGTACGGGACAAGCGCAGGTGCACAGGACCTGGACTGGAACTGGATGGATGGCGGGCAGAGAGCGACTTGTGCCGTGCAGTGTCCCGAGAGAGTGCGATTCCACTTGCAATCAataggccggccggccagccagcAGCGCGTGCAG harbors:
- the LOC117850349 gene encoding probable CCR4-associated factor 1 homolog 11 encodes the protein MPSEELAAGGWREKQHHQHQHQQLEIRQVWADNVDREFKLIRAAIEHFPYVSMDTEFPGVIHRPSKHPAAMTPAERYALIKSNVDALHLIQVGLTFAASPTSPPALAFEVNLREFDPRVHRHAPDSVQLLASSGLDLAAHRARGVSARAFAALLMSSGLVCNPEVAWVTFHSAYDFAYLVKILMGRKLPRSLPEFLKYVRVYFGPEVYDVKHMMRFCGGLFGGLERVAAALEVRRAAGRCHQAASDSILTWDTFRQMKRLYFAKEGTTELCAGVLFGLELEDTAKNR